A genomic region of Leptolyngbya sp. NIES-2104 contains the following coding sequences:
- a CDS encoding PIN domain-containing protein: MVKVLLDTNVIVAALSQDHEMYSICKPLLDRIRLDQTTQGFISTHSLAECYSILTRMPPPYRVSPATADYLLTENLCQFTKISLTAENYQAVLQRVVQLNISGGGIYDALIAQAALIANVDSLLTFNTRHFTRLGAEVARLIQIPS; encoded by the coding sequence ATGGTAAAAGTTTTATTGGATACGAATGTTATCGTTGCCGCTCTCTCGCAAGACCATGAGATGTACTCAATCTGTAAACCCTTGCTCGATCGAATCCGTCTTGATCAAACCACACAAGGTTTCATCTCAACTCACAGCTTGGCAGAATGCTACAGCATTCTGACTCGAATGCCACCTCCCTATCGAGTTAGCCCAGCGACCGCCGATTATCTTCTAACAGAAAACCTGTGCCAATTCACCAAAATCAGTTTGACGGCTGAGAACTATCAGGCTGTCCTCCAAAGAGTCGTGCAACTCAATATTTCAGGTGGCGGAATTTACGATGCGCTGATCGCTCAAGCTGCGCTAATTGCCAATGTAGATTCGCTCCTCACTTTTAATACTCGGCATTTTACTAGATTGGGCGCGGAAGTCGCTCGACTCATTCAAATTCCGAGCTAA
- a CDS encoding transposase, translated as MEHQHGDCFRASLYQFIHHKTKKLGGCLHAIAGIEDHLHLIVSTPPSLALSDYV; from the coding sequence ATCGAACATCAGCATGGCGACTGCTTTAGAGCGTCACTTTATCAATTCATTCATCACAAAACCAAGAAGTTAGGCGGATGTCTTCATGCGATCGCTGGCATTGAAGATCATCTTCACCTGATTGTTTCAACTCCACCCAGTCTTGCTCTGTCTGATTATGTTTGA
- a CDS encoding type II toxin-antitoxin system Phd/YefM family antitoxin produces MIPVDDARQQLQDLIDAVSQSHQPIVIAGQTSNAVLLSEADWAAVQETLYLLSVPGMRESIREGLATPTEECDRELEW; encoded by the coding sequence ATGATTCCAGTCGATGACGCTCGACAGCAGTTGCAGGACTTAATTGATGCAGTCAGCCAGTCGCATCAACCGATCGTAATCGCAGGACAAACCAGCAATGCTGTACTACTCTCTGAAGCGGATTGGGCGGCAGTGCAGGAAACGCTCTATCTGCTTTCAGTTCCAGGAATGCGAGAGTCGATCCGGGAAGGATTGGCAACCCCGACCGAGGAATGCGATCGAGAATTAGAGTGGTGA
- a CDS encoding Txe/YoeB family addiction module toxin — MRSRIRVVSWELVYTKQAQKDAKKLASSNLRDKAQALLDILQEDPYQNPPPYEKLVGDLEGAYSRRINIQHRLVYEIIESENTVKILRMWTHYE; from the coding sequence ATGCGATCGAGAATTAGAGTGGTGAGTTGGGAACTGGTTTATACGAAACAAGCACAGAAAGATGCTAAAAAACTTGCTTCTAGCAACTTGCGAGACAAGGCGCAGGCATTACTCGACATCCTGCAAGAAGATCCTTATCAAAACCCGCCACCTTACGAAAAATTAGTCGGAGATTTGGAAGGGGCATATTCTCGACGCATCAATATTCAGCATCGCTTGGTATATGAGATCATTGAGTCTGAGAATACGGTGAAGATTTTGCGAATGTGGACGCATTATGAGTGA